From one bacterium genomic stretch:
- the dapA gene encoding 4-hydroxy-tetrahydrodipicolinate synthase has protein sequence MFKGAIVALVTPIKNDKVDYNSYKTLIDFQIKNKTNGILVAGCTGEPATLSYEEHKDLIKFTVEYVNKKVPVIAGTGSNNTKEAIELTEYAEKVGADAALLITPYYNKPTQKGLYLHYKAIAKAVSIPLILYNVPSRTGISITPETVAELSEIKNIVGIKEASGSLDQVSKILTLLKREDFTVLSGDDSLTLPIMSVGGKGVVSVASNIVPLEVSQMVEYTLNGDYENARKIHLKLFPIFKILFIETNPIPVKTCLSLMGMISPEWRLPLCGPSDESIEKIKKTLKESGVL, from the coding sequence ATGTTTAAAGGAGCAATTGTTGCACTTGTAACACCAATTAAGAATGATAAGGTTGATTATAATTCCTATAAAACACTTATTGATTTTCAAATAAAGAATAAAACCAATGGGATTTTAGTTGCTGGTTGTACAGGAGAACCGGCAACTTTAAGTTATGAAGAGCATAAAGATTTGATAAAGTTTACTGTTGAATATGTTAATAAGAAAGTTCCTGTTATAGCAGGTACTGGTTCAAATAATACTAAAGAAGCGATTGAACTTACTGAATATGCTGAAAAGGTAGGAGCAGATGCAGCACTTTTGATAACCCCTTATTATAATAAACCAACTCAGAAAGGACTTTATCTTCATTATAAGGCGATTGCAAAGGCAGTATCAATACCTCTTATTCTATACAATGTGCCTTCAAGAACAGGGATTTCTATTACACCTGAAACAGTTGCGGAACTTTCCGAAATAAAAAATATAGTTGGGATAAAGGAAGCAAGTGGTTCTCTTGATCAGGTAAGTAAAATACTTACGCTATTAAAAAGAGAAGATTTTACAGTTCTCTCCGGAGATGATTCTTTAACTTTACCAATTATGTCTGTTGGAGGAAAAGGGGTTGTTTCAGTCGCTTCAAATATAGTTCCTCTTGAAGTTTCTCAGATGGTTGAATATACGTTAAATGGTGACTATGAAAATGCAAGGAAGATACATCTTAAACTTTTCCCAATCTTTAAAATTCTTTTTATAGAAACAAATCCAATACCTGTAAAAACATGTCTTTCTTTAATGGGTATGATAAGTCCTGAATGGAGACTTCCTTTATGTGGACCGAGTGATGAGAGTATAGAAAAGATTAAGAAAACATTAAAGGAGAGTGGAGTTTTATGA
- the dnaN gene encoding DNA polymerase III subunit beta has product MKVNISSEVLNKGLEYISDVLPAKPTIAICGGIFLEGKENNLTLIATDLENTVKVSLECDVKEKGQCVIPGKQFISLLKQFKNKEIKIEKKEKFINLIGESSQYSFIEMETEDFPKIPKFSSEITFRIKGETLKDGFKKTIFCIDPDEPRQQFRGGLFDIKEKVINIIGTDTRRLSLFSILFDTPFKKNTKVLLSYNLIKKMINLLNNEEVEVFIGKNNISFQTSFTIQMEENKKGIGSVLFISQLLTGAEEFPDYEKVIPDIKKSKISQINTDLFLSSLKRISLFTSERNNKVKLSFKKDALILSASGELGEAQEKMDIPYSDEEIDIIFPPNFLIDFLQVVEKKEFIFSFTSSSKPVLMKPEEEDNFLYVCMPLKTE; this is encoded by the coding sequence ATGAAAGTAAATATAAGTAGTGAAGTTTTAAATAAAGGGCTTGAGTACATTTCAGATGTTTTACCTGCGAAACCAACAATAGCGATTTGTGGAGGAATTTTTTTAGAAGGAAAAGAAAATAATTTAACGTTAATTGCAACAGACCTTGAAAATACTGTTAAAGTTTCTTTAGAATGTGATGTTAAAGAAAAAGGTCAATGTGTTATTCCAGGAAAACAATTTATCTCTCTCTTAAAACAATTTAAAAATAAAGAAATAAAAATAGAAAAAAAAGAAAAGTTTATTAATTTAATAGGAGAATCATCCCAGTATTCATTTATAGAAATGGAAACAGAAGATTTTCCTAAAATCCCAAAATTCTCTTCAGAAATAACTTTCAGAATTAAAGGAGAAACATTAAAAGATGGTTTTAAAAAAACTATTTTCTGTATTGACCCAGATGAACCAAGACAGCAGTTCAGAGGAGGACTTTTTGATATAAAGGAAAAAGTTATAAATATAATAGGAACAGATACCAGAAGATTATCTCTTTTCTCTATTTTATTTGATACTCCCTTTAAGAAAAATACAAAGGTTTTATTATCATATAATTTAATAAAAAAAATGATAAATTTATTAAATAATGAAGAAGTAGAAGTTTTTATTGGAAAAAATAATATATCTTTTCAAACAAGTTTTACAATACAGATGGAAGAAAACAAAAAAGGAATAGGAAGTGTTTTGTTTATTTCTCAACTACTTACAGGAGCAGAAGAGTTTCCTGATTATGAAAAAGTTATTCCTGATATTAAAAAATCAAAAATTTCTCAAATCAATACAGATTTATTTTTATCGTCTTTAAAGAGAATTTCACTTTTTACTTCAGAAAGAAATAATAAAGTTAAATTAAGTTTTAAAAAAGATGCTTTAATTTTATCCGCTTCAGGAGAACTTGGAGAAGCTCAGGAAAAAATGGATATTCCTTACAGTGATGAGGAAATAGATATAATTTTTCCTCCTAATTTTTTGATTGATTTTTTACAAGTAGTAGAAAAAAAAGAGTTTATTTTTTCTTTTACATCTTCTTCAAAACCAGTTTTAATGAAACCAGAGGAAGAAGATAATTTCTTATATGTTTGTATGCCATTAAAAACAGAATGA
- the dnaA gene encoding chromosomal replication initiator protein DnaA: MEKEVHKLWNIVLNNVEEKINNSRTFDLWIKPVKLIDITENIVKIEVPNSTFEKNFLPYIEILREEIQKIFGFNPNFEIIYSIDLPSEIKEESFFEIALNPEYTFENFVVGPCNRLAHAASVAVAQSPGVAYNPLFLYGGVGLGKTHLMQAIGHFVKEKSNAKIAYMPSEYFVNEFITSIKNKTTHLFRNKFRNLDYLLIDDIHFIAGKEGTQEEFFHTFNFLYDKRKQIVLSSDKPPKEIKFLEKRLVSRFEWGLIVDLQTPDIETRVAIIKKKSELRKLSFSEDLIFYIAEKIKDNIRLIEGILNGLVANVTLLNRELNKNLIDEIIEGVYSSDKKEKKFVNIKQIMNVVCEYFGLSPEEIKSEKRVKNIILPRQIAMYLGRELTETSLNSIASEFGGKDHTTVLHACKKVKELMEKDKNLKKIIENIKEKLNEQ; this comes from the coding sequence ATGGAAAAAGAAGTTCATAAACTGTGGAATATCGTACTCAATAATGTGGAAGAAAAGATAAATAATTCAAGGACCTTTGATTTATGGATAAAACCTGTAAAACTTATAGATATAACTGAAAATATTGTAAAAATAGAAGTTCCAAATTCAACTTTTGAAAAGAATTTTTTACCTTATATAGAAATTTTAAGAGAAGAAATACAAAAAATCTTTGGTTTTAATCCTAATTTTGAAATAATTTATTCTATAGACCTCCCTTCAGAAATAAAAGAAGAAAGTTTTTTTGAAATAGCATTGAATCCCGAGTATACTTTTGAAAACTTTGTTGTTGGTCCATGTAATCGTCTTGCTCATGCTGCAAGTGTTGCTGTTGCTCAATCTCCTGGAGTTGCTTATAACCCTCTTTTTCTATATGGAGGTGTTGGACTTGGCAAAACTCATTTAATGCAGGCAATCGGTCATTTTGTTAAGGAGAAAAGTAATGCTAAAATTGCTTACATGCCATCTGAATATTTTGTAAATGAGTTTATAACAAGTATAAAAAATAAAACAACTCATCTTTTCAGAAATAAATTCCGTAATCTTGATTATCTTTTAATAGATGATATTCATTTTATTGCAGGAAAAGAAGGAACTCAGGAAGAATTTTTCCATACTTTTAATTTTCTCTATGATAAAAGAAAACAGATAGTTCTTTCAAGTGATAAACCGCCAAAAGAAATAAAGTTTCTTGAAAAACGTCTTGTATCAAGGTTTGAATGGGGTCTTATAGTTGATTTACAGACCCCGGATATAGAAACAAGGGTTGCAATAATAAAGAAAAAAAGTGAATTGAGGAAACTTTCTTTCTCTGAAGACCTTATTTTTTATATCGCTGAAAAAATAAAAGATAATATTAGATTAATAGAAGGAATTTTAAATGGACTTGTTGCAAATGTGACCTTACTGAATAGAGAACTTAATAAAAACTTAATAGATGAAATAATAGAGGGTGTATACAGTTCAGATAAAAAAGAAAAAAAGTTTGTAAATATTAAACAAATAATGAATGTTGTTTGTGAGTATTTTGGTTTATCTCCTGAAGAAATAAAAAGTGAAAAAAGGGTTAAAAATATAATTCTTCCTAGACAAATAGCTATGTATCTTGGAAGGGAATTAACAGAAACTTCTTTAAATTCAATTGCTTCTGAGTTTGGAGGAAAGGACCATACGACTGTTTTACATGCCTGTAAAAAAGTTAAAGAGTTAATGGAAAAGGATAAAAATTTAAAAAAAATAATAGAAAATATAAAGGAAAAATTAAATGAACAGTGA
- a CDS encoding DciA family protein: protein MKTEKIDSIVKRVLNKIEIPDEKNRNIDITVLWPRIIDEKMRGKSYVLYEKEKKLYIKVENSCFLSLCRMNKKKIIEKLKEFGFNYIDIKFLI, encoded by the coding sequence ATGAAAACAGAAAAAATAGATAGTATTGTTAAAAGGGTTTTAAATAAAATTGAGATACCTGACGAAAAGAATAGAAATATTGATATAACTGTTCTCTGGCCAAGGATAATAGATGAAAAAATGAGAGGGAAAAGTTATGTTCTTTACGAAAAAGAAAAAAAACTTTATATTAAAGTTGAAAATAGTTGTTTTCTTTCTCTTTGTAGAATGAATAAGAAAAAAATAATTGAAAAGTTGAAAGAATTTGGTTTTAATTATATTGATATAAAATTCTTAATTTGA